DNA sequence from the Shewanella piezotolerans WP3 genome:
AGGGGAAAGACACTGGATAGTCGGGTAACGGAACGACTTCGCCATCCTTTTCAATACTGGCTTGATCTGCGGGGCAGAAACTGGCTTTGCTGTCGCAACCTTTTAGCACCCGAGGGCCAGCATCTATAATCAGCTTTTTGAGTCGCTCACCATTGTAAGGATCTAGACCCTCCCGCAAGTTTCTCAAGGTCGGCGTGGCACCATTATCGTAGGCGACAGCTCCGTGGTCATCGTCATTGGCAAACCAGCTACATTTTTTATTGGCCAGGTGCACGCTCCATACGATGTCGACCACTTTTTTACCATTGATAACGCTGCCTATCTTAATCTCTTCGCCATGTTCAGCGGGGTACTTTTCAACTGCTTCTTCAGGGTAGGCAAAAATACGAAAGCGAGCTGCCTGACGTTTAAAGGCGCCGCAGGCATCACGGAACTCTGAGCTTTTGATGATGGTGTCTTCGGTACCTGGGCGAATGGGTAAGCCACCAGTTGTGGGATCGCAGGGTTTACCCGGTTGCGGCATTGCGGCAATGGATTCTGGTGCAAGGTAGTACTCGCTGCTATTGCCCACACGAGCAATTCCAATAGCGGGATGAATTTTAAAAATAGACTGGCTCATGATGATTGCTCCGTTTGGCTTTGTGAAGTAGAGAATACAGGGACGACTCCGTTTTCCCAGCAAGCGGCTATTGCGGCGCCGACTTTGTACATGGTGGTGCCGAACTCGGCGCCAGCATCATGCTGCACCTGCTCGACACTGATGCCATTCTTTTCGGCCAACTGTTGTTGATAGATAGGGTTAAATACGATATTCATTAGCTGCAGGAAATGACCAAAATGGCTAATGAGGATCTGTTGGTTTTGAAGCCCACGAGGGCTGCCAAAGTTTAACGGAAAGGTCTCTGGCAGTGTTTGCTTGCGCAGATAGGTAAATTTTTGGAAGTGATCCCAGTAGGGCTGAATATCATCAACATGGTTTTGATATTCAGACGGAAGCTGCTCTTGTTGGTAATCTTCAAATCGTTGCTCAATCGGCACTTCTCGATTAATGCTCTCTTCGGGCCATGCGGCGCCTTCGCCTTGATCGACGATTAAATCGATTAGCCCATTAACTTGATTGAGTCCTTCACAACAATCTTTACTGACTGTTAGCGAACTGACCTCAGGGTAGGTGGATTGGAAATGAGCCACTTGGTTATTATTGGCGATGATGCATTCGCTAAGTACCGCCGCGCCTTCGCGGATTGCATTGTAGATCTCACCAATTGAGCTGTACTCATCATTGCTAGGATTT
Encoded proteins:
- a CDS encoding ferritin-like domain-containing protein → MMSIKKFLGMRTQQELLTSHDIVHPKRVVNRNQWTIEALREHLQWAVDVELYTIPYYMSAMYSVIDQASEARRLVRSVVNQEMLHMQCAANIANAYGVDLHITAPHYGKEVPHLDFTENPNQPTKVFSPYSTQIGPMDVERINTMCIIECPGELSPATLNPSNDEYSSIGEIYNAIREGAAVLSECIIANNNQVAHFQSTYPEVSSLTVSKDCCEGLNQVNGLIDLIVDQGEGAAWPEESINREVPIEQRFEDYQQEQLPSEYQNHVDDIQPYWDHFQKFTYLRKQTLPETFPLNFGSPRGLQNQQILISHFGHFLQLMNIVFNPIYQQQLAEKNGISVEQVQHDAGAEFGTTMYKVGAAIAACWENGVVPVFSTSQSQTEQSS